The DNA sequence TCCCCTCATCCCAACACAGCatccctgagctggaaggggaCACTCAGGGAGCCGTGCCCTGGGCTCGTGGGAGCACTCTGGAATCTGCCTCGCTGCTAAAAATAAACTGGTTGTGGTTTATTTATCCTGGAAAGGGAGCAGCAGGTTTTCCTGCGCCAGGCCTTGAGGCTGAGGCTGCAGTTTTGCTCCCAAACCTCCTTTTCCAAGGTCTGAGCTGCCCCTTGGAGGATGGGCAGTGGTGAGGAGCCACAGTGGTGACGTGATGGGCATTTCGAGGGGTGCAGCGATGGGGGTGAATTGGGcatcttctcccagcccagcccagcccccaggATTGTCATTTTGGtgctttttccttgaaaaataaaagagatggaGTCAAGGGGCTGCCATGCCTCCTATGCTGGAGTGATCCTCTCCCCCACAGCCATGAAAGCCGACCGCAAGCGCTTGAAGGGGGAGAAGACAGACCTGGTGAGCCAGATGCAGCAGCTGTACGCCACGCTGGAGAGCCGGGAGGAGCAGCTCCGGGACTTCATCCGCAACTACGAACAGCACAGGAAAGTGagtgcagagcccagcaccGTGCTCTCGTGGCAcagagggctggcagcaggctgAGTGTGAAACCTGGTCTGCAATCTGGCAAAATCCCACTAAAGCCCCAGCTGCACTCTTGCTGGGGTTGGGATGGACCACAGCAGTTTAAGGTTAAACAAATGCTGGAGGAAATAGAGGCAGACTTGGGGAATTTGATGTCATTTTAACCAAGTGCACAGTGAGCGTTTCTTTTTGGGGACCGGCTGCATTCTGGATCTCGCCAAAAAGGGTTTGatgctcctgccagcacagggctctTGTGACACCCAAGATACTGCTCGTGGTTGGGTGGTCCCAGGGGGGTTGTGACAGAGGGGTTTTTAGTAGCAGATGGATTTTCCCTTCCTGATGGCCAcccctgtcccagcaggagagcGAGGACGCGGTGAAAGCCCTGGCAAAGGAGAAGGACCTCCTGGAGCGGGAGAAGTGGGAGCTGCGGCGGCAGGCCAAGGAAGCCACGGACCACGCCAGCGCCCTCCGCTCCCAGCTCGACCTGAAGGACAACCGCATGAAGGAGCTGGAGGCCGAGCTGGCCATGGTGAGCTGGATAATTTATACAGATCTGAGTGCTTGCTGCAGTGGTTGCACCGCTGCAATACTGAGAGGAAAATATTGCATCTCTCAAAAGGAGCTTGATATCCCTGGCATGGGGAACATCACTCAAAAATAACTTGATATCTCTGGGGGGTCAGTTGGGGTCTTTGCTTGCCCAGGGGAGGGTGGGTTTGCTGTGCAGTGTGTTGCTgcctgttctgctgctctgggagatgTCCATATGCTTTTCCCACTCCATCACCaccacctcaatgtccttccccAGGCCAAGCAGTCCCTGGCTACACTGACCAAGGACGTGCCCAAGCGCCACTCCTTGGCCATGCCGGGCGAGACGGTGCTGAACGGCAACCAGGAGTGGGTGATGCAGGCTGACCTCCCGCTGACCGCCGCCATCCGGCAGAGCCAGCAGACCCTCTACCACTCACACCCCCAGCACTCGGCGGACCGGCAAGGTGGGCACCCCACGGATGGCAGCTTCTCAGGGCCAAACCCCTtctggggaggaaggaagatgGTGAAAACCACTCCTCCCCAGATTTGTTTTTGGAAGTGCATCAGGGGCTTTGCTGGTGTtaattccctgttttccccccTGCCTCGCAGCGGTCAGAGTGAGCCCCTGTCATTCCCGGCAGCCGTCCATCATCTCCGACGCCTCCGCGGCCGAAGGCGACCGGTCGTCCACTCCGAGTGACATCAACTCACCCCGGCATCGAACGCACTCGCTCTGCAACGTAAGGGCCTGCCTGCTGGGGCTTTGATGCCCTGCTTTGGGGAGATGggctctgggcatcctgtggGGCCTTCACTTCCCAAAACAGCATTGGGTTTGGAGTGGGGAGCACATTGGGGCTGACCTGGaaagctgctgccctggggtttatcccagccccactgcagtTCAGCCGCACAAACGCTGCCTTTTGGCCTGGGGGTGCAGGGTCTTGGGCTGTATCAGGGTTGATTCAGTGGATCCATCTCCTTGTGCCATAGGGGGACAGTCCTGGACCGGTACAGAAGAACTTGCACAATCCAATCGTACAGGTAAGGCACAAATCCTCTCAAATCCCTTCCTGTGCTAGAAAGTACTTGGGGGTGGTGGGTCAGAGGCGTGATGACTTGGGATGAAAGGAAGTCATCCTGAATTGTAAGTCTGGGATATCTCCTATTCCCATAATTGGCCCCAAAGTCCAGGTAATGCCATAGGCATTCACTGAGTTCAGGCCTATTGCAGTGTTGATTTTTATAAGGTCCAGCCAAAGCAGTTTATTCTTCTGTATTTGGCCCTAAAACATTGGGATATTTTTGCAATCCAGACAGATACTCTGAATATTTATTCCCAGAGCTGGAATCCTGATCCAATTGAATTATAGAGGCCAAAATCCCAGAGCTGTGGAGAGAGGGCCCAATTTCACTGCAAGTTCCACCACACAGGTTTCAGGAATATTATTGCATTTTGGTCCAGGATCTTAACAGTACTTTGGACctggatgaaaatattttgtgggaTCTGgatgcaaatatattttgggACTGGGACCACATGGTCGATCATCCTTGATTTAAGCGAAGGggcaaaatggaaaaggaaaagctggacGCCCAAACTTGTGTGTTCTCCTCCCACAGTCTCTAGAAGACCTGGAAGACCAAAAAcggaaaaagaagaaagagaagatggGCTTTGGCTCCATCTCCAGGGTGTTTGCCCGGGGGAAGCAGCGCAAGTCCCTCGATCCCGGTCTCTTCGACGGGACGGCCCCCGACTACTACATCGAGGAGGACGCGGACTGGTGACGGCGCCAGAGCCTCTCCCGGCCCTGCACATGTACATATCCCACATCCCTCACCCCCGTCCCACCTGTGGACGTGTTACCTGTTGTCTTGGGAGCGATGCAGCTGTGTCGTAActtcagtttttttcccttttttccctttttttttttttttttttggttttttccatcCTGGTAACTCCTTTGTTGTCACTTCAGTTCGTCcgtttgggttggggttttttccttgttttgggaggttttttttttttttgttcttttttcttgttcttttgaCAAAACTTGAAACTTGAAGGACTGCTGTGTCTCTGTAAATACGAGAAATATTGTGCACTTTGTGCTTGTGATGTCTCTTGTCCGAAACCGCTGTTTTCCGGAGCCCAGCCTGCGGGATGTCCTCGCTTGGGGACAAAGGACCTGCCCAGCTGAGGGATCTTagagagaaaacacacaaaaaaaacaacaacaacaacaagaaaatcTCCTTCGCTGTGATGTCTTCCTGGCCGAGCCCCGCGGAGGCGACCCGGGCTGGTTGTTACGCCTGCCGGTCTGGAAATAAGTGTTTTAACGTTCCTTTTTagttgttttaatttatttgcacAAACCCAGAGGAGCTATTCTAACTAAATTATTGCAgaagttttgggatttttatatttttccacgTCGGTTGGGATGGggcggggaggaggaagggggtgTTTGTACTGTACTGTCCTGGGAAGTTGCTGTTGGGGGAGATTGGGGCTGTGGACCCCCCAGCCCGggctccctcagctgccccaGGAGCACTTAACGCCTTGGAAAACGCAAACCTAAACACATGCCGGGAAATCAGATGGGGGCAAGCTGGTGGGAGCTTTGCCCGctgtttttccctgcttttgGGGGGTGCTCGCCCTTTGCTTCAAGTAAAATGTAGGGGGATCTGGCACGAGCTGGGAGCAAGGTGATATCCTGAGATATCCCACATCCCAAGATGTTGCCCAGATAGGGCCGGCCACCCCGCTCCAGTTCGGGGTGTTACTGCCGTCGGAGGGGGCTGGGGAAATCGGTACGAGTCCCCACTAGGGAGGTTTTTCTGGCTCTGGGGTGATTTGGAAGCACAAGTGGAGCTTGTTTTTCCAAATTCCTTGGAAATGCCCCCAAACCACCCCCCGGTGCGGCAGCCGCTTCCCCTCTCCACTAACACGTGCCGCGCTCTGCTTATGCCAAGATAAGTACCTTATGCTTTAATGCTTACAGTATAATTTtaagctcttaaaaaaaaatgtattaagatTTATTTAATGAACTATAATagtgtattatttttcttaattctgaTACATGCGCCctggttgaaaaaaaaaaagggtattttgTCTTAAATCACCGAACTGAACCGATGCCCTCGCGCTGTGTATTCCATTCCAAGGGATGATGCAGAGAGGCCATGGAGGGGGTGACAGAGGGACCAGCCCCCCCAGGCTCTCCTGGGGTGGCAGGGCAGGCTTTGCCCCATGGCAtcttttctctgcagagaagcatttttatatatttcgttatttttttgggttctgttttgtttttttttcctgttctgttctgttttgttttttttttctttgttctccgtttttataatttaaactCTAAACCACCAGAACAGATGAGCGATCTCCTTGTTATCAAGTAGtttcctttgcatttcagcttttttgtAAATTAGGAAGTAATTCTAAAAATTACTAAGAGgatgatttatttaaaagagaaCTTTGCTAAATAGCATATGAATTATGGGTAACATTAGATTTAACTTTTCCCCCTGTGAGCGGGGGAGAATCCTTGAAGGCATGGatgcaaatataaaattataaaagatCTAAATAAAGCTTATTTTAAAGTATGGATGAACTCCATGTGGTTTAATTGGAGAGCCTGGGTGGGTGTTGGCATCTCTGTCGTGCAGGACACCCTGAGTGCCACGTGGATTTCGGGGGCTCCGGGGTGACGGGAGGATTCAGGGGAAGGCTGGGCCAGCTTTTCCCAGGACCAGCTCCCAGCCAAGTGCCTGCTCCTGGATGCAGTAATgctggcaggaggctgggacTGTCTGCATCTGTATGAAATGGGCATTTCAAGAGTTTAAGGTAAGTAAGGAGAGCCAGGAGATGTCCCGCTCGGATATGGAGAATATAATGAAAAGAAGAACAGCAGACAGTGGAGAAATCAGGAAGTGTTGTGCTCCCACTGAATAAATTATTGTTATCAATGTAGAGGTTGAtaaattattattgttactATCATTCAGATGACATTGGTCACTTGtagggctgtgccagcacttcCAGTGGGCCTGATGCCGTTTTGGGGTCAATGGCTATTTTGCAGGCTGGAGCAAAGGCAACCTGAAAATGAGTTTCAAGCCCATAATCAGGGTACAGATCAAGAGATacaccttttcttcttttttttttttttttctgacagaaacAGCCTCCTGggtttgggagcagctgcagagcaggtaAGAGCCACCATAGTCTGAAATGGGGAGagctggaacaaaaaaaaataggaaaaattcaGGAGAAGCCAGCTGGCTCTCCAACTCCATCACCTGCAGCTGGAATCCAGCATTAATGGGAGCTACAGGTGGCATTAAAGGGCAactgctgagcacagcaaaCATGAGCTGGGCACAGACCAtggtgggatttgctgcacttGGAGCAGATCCCTGCTGAGATTTGATGTTGGCCTTTGTGCATAGGATGGGGTGTGGGTGCTCATCCATCCCatctgtgcttttaaaagttttgggagctgggaatgtgtCAGAGGGCCACACCAGTCCTGGTAAGGCTTCCGCCCTTGTGCTGTGGGAACCATGGCAGACCCTGTGTAGGGTGACATGAGTCACCTCCTGCACCCGACCACGGCAAGCAGAGGGGCCACGCTCCCTGTGTCTGTGATGTCCTGGGCTGAGGAGGGGCCTCCTGGTGGCTTTGTCCTCCCAACCTGCTCTTCCCTGGCAGTGGAGGCTGTAGGAGCCTcatccctgctgcatcccacatcatccccatccctgctgcatcccacatcatccccatccctgctgcatcccacatcagccccatccctgctgcatcccacatCATCTTcatccctgctgcatcccacatCATCCTCATCCTTGCTGCATCCCACATCATCTTcatccctgctgcatcccacatcagccccatccctgctgcatcccacatcagccccatccctgctgtaTCCCACATCATCCTcatccctgctgcatcccacatcagccccatccctgctgcatcccacatcatcctcatccctgctgcatcccacattagcctcatccctgctgcatcccacatcatcctcatccctgctgcatcccatatcagccccatccctgctgcatcccacatcagccccatccctgctgcatccCCGCCGTGCTGGTTGTGCAGCACCGTGCTGCGCTGCTGCCACCGTGTGAGCAGTCCCCGAGTTCCTCCGCCCCGGAGGAACTAAAACAAAACTGTGTTTGTTTTAGGTGTGACCGCCCGCGTCGGTGCACTTTGCACCGCGCACGTTGTTGTGCAGACGCTCACAAGAGCCTTTTCTCTGGCGAGGACTTTAGACTGAGAAAGGCAAATATCGCAACAGCAGGTGGGGGCATGGGGCGCTGTGTGGGATGGCCGGGTACCCCACAGAGggtgctgtccccagcagctcctggtgtgtGAGCCAGCTGTGCCGGTGCTGGCATCACCTCTGCGTGACGTTACAACAGGAGCTGGGTTTACCTGCCGTGCCACAGCCTTGCACTTGTAACCTGTGGATCAGGAATGGGGTTGAGAGGTCACAGCAAGGAAACAGGGGTGAGTCTGGGACATTTCCTGTCTCTGCACTGACTCACCCCACAGCTTTAGCTGGTCATCTCCCCGGGCTGGATTTTTGGTGATAAAGAGCTAAACTGATGTACCCCAAACAGCTGAATAAATCATCAGGAGGTTGGTGAGCTTTGGCACGGGGTGGGTCACAGAGTGTGGGTGATGGTGATCTCCCCAAAAACTGGTGTCaagggctgctgctgaggctgctggtTTATTGCtcaggaaatttgggaatgtGTCTGTCATTAATTCAcccattttcagtgttttccctgGAGGAGTTTTCCACTGGTGCTGCTTTGTATGTCCAAAGCCAGCACTGGACGTGTCCTCGAGTCCTCGCCTGCGCAGCCCAGGGGATGCAGCAGTGCCTGACGGTGTCCCTCACTGCAGACATCCTTTGGGACATCCTGCTCTGCCACTCCCCACTTCAGCCCCTGTCTTACCTCCCCACTGCCCCGACCTGACACAGCCACGAGCACCAGCAGAGCACGAGTGGCTCCACTCCATCCAGCTGGGACGCTGGAGCTGTGACAAGGCCTCATATCCAGGTAAGAAGGTTTCCTTGGAGTTTTATCACTGCTAGTGATTGATCTCCCAGCATTTTCCTGTTCTTGGACAACAGCCCTCATTCACCATCTGCTCTTAATTTTGAAAGGCTACATTAATCTCTGCTCAACTCTTTTAAATAACCAGCTGCACAACACCACCGTAGCCCTTCTcttccagctgtgctctcctcAAGCCCTGGGTCTCCTATTCCCAAGTCCTGCCCAAGCCAGAGCTTCACTGAGGGGATGCAGCAGCCCccggagcagctccaggaggaagcagcaggttATTTACTGTCATTACTGTGAACACAGTGGCTTTATTTACactgttttccagctgcagacGTGCTTGAAGCAGCAGACGGTGACCTGGCACGGTGGTTGAACTGGTTGTACCGGCACCGCAGCCCCGGGACACCGGATCCTCACCCCGCCAGGAGATGCTGGCAGGTCACACCCTCCCACCGGGAGCGTGTGGAAATGCCTCCCAAgtggctgcttttcctcttttttcccacTTGCATGGCAAgttcccagcctgcagcccagcagggacTCTAAATTGGGGTGCAGGAACCAAGGCatgaggaagagagagaaaagtatAGAGCGGTGTGTGTGGGCTGGGCATGGGATCTGAGGAAGCCCATCAtggagcaggctgggatggaTTTTCATCCTGGGGGCAAAGCTGGGGCCCTGCCATGTTCCATTAtacattatatttatatatggaTGTATATTATATTTCTGGTGTTTATTAGCTGTTAACTCTATTAATCatcaaatcacagaatagttCGGATAGGAAGAGACCTTAGAGaccatctcatcccaccccctgctatgggcagggacagcttccactatcccagtTTGCTCTAAGCTCCATCCAGCcgggccttgaacacttctagggatggggcagccaaagcttctctgagcaacctgtgccaaggcctccccaccctcacagggaagaatttcttcctcatatctaaTCTAGATCTGCCCTCTGCCAGTTTGATCCCATTTCaccttgtcctatcactccatgGTTTTACAATAATTATTACAGTAATTATTACAATAATTACAGTATAATGTACATGTGCAGTCTGGTGGCTCTACTGACCTGACTCCCAGGGATGGGCTTTGCCTCTTCCAGGACAAGCATCCAGCTGTGGGTATCCCGGAGTCAGCTGGAGCAGTGCTTCTGGCTCACTGTTGGGAAGTTTTGGAGGAATCCAGGAACATGTCCAGGCTTCCACTGGACATGTTGAGCACCTTagagcaggaaaaagcagggaaatgttCCAGTGAGCAATTTCTAAGGCAGGATAATGTGAGCCCCTGGCACCTCTACACGTAGCAGGGCATCAGATGCTCCTCTGAAAGGCCCTTTTTGTTGCCTGCTGGTGGTTCTGGTGGGGCTCCAGTTTCCTCTTGGCATTCCTGTGCTCTGTACCCTGCATACCTGGCTGGATAATCACCCTGGAGAAGTCCCAGCCTGGGACTGGGCAGGGAGTGTTTGCAGGGGAAAGATTTGAGCTGCCAGAGATAAATCCCCACATTGGgatggctgcagagctggaaagggaaatgAGCCCAAGGGATGGATGTGAATACATTATCCCACAGAGAATGTgtgtcagggagaggcaggtGCTTTAGCAGCCATCCAAGGGGTGAAGGCAAGCCCCCCTTCCTTGATCCTGCTCCACTGCCACTGAAAAGCCCATTCCTGGCCAAAATTCAGCTTTGTGGAGTGGGAACCCGAGGAACCACGTTATGAATGTCCCCTCTGTGCTCATGGTCTCCAGGGCCTCTGCAGGGGGGTGACCTGGCTTGGGCACGGAGCTCTCCCTGCGCCGGATTGGTGACAGTCACTGTGTGAA is a window from the Vidua macroura isolate BioBank_ID:100142 chromosome 23, ASM2450914v1, whole genome shotgun sequence genome containing:
- the KAZN gene encoding kazrin isoform X3, with the translated sequence MRLMRHLLMDAQAKILHMMDDNKQLALRIDGALQAAGQEVTALRAELAATGRRLAELGSDPAMEHGPHGAQALLREEVAQLQEEVHLLRQMKEMLTKDLEETHGSKSPEVLSATELKVQLAQKEQELARAKEALQAMKADRKRLKGEKTDLVSQMQQLYATLESREEQLRDFIRNYEQHRKESEDAVKALAKEKDLLEREKWELRRQAKEATDHASALRSQLDLKDNRMKELEAELAMAKQSLATLTKDVPKRHSLAMPGETVLNGNQEWVMQADLPLTAAIRQSQQTLYHSHPQHSADRQAVRVSPCHSRQPSIISDASAAEGDRSSTPSDINSPRHRTHSLCNGDSPGPVQKNLHNPIVQSLEDLEDQKRKKKKEKMGFGSISRVFARGKQRKSLDPGLFDGTAPDYYIEEDADW
- the KAZN gene encoding kazrin isoform X4, whose product is MKEMLTKDLEETHGSKSPEVLSATELKVQLAQKEQELARAKEALQAMKADRKRLKGEKTDLVSQMQQLYATLESREEQLRDFIRNYEQHRKESEDAVKALAKEKDLLEREKWELRRQAKEATDHASALRSQLDLKDNRMKELEAELAMAKQSLATLTKDVPKRHSLAMPGETVLNGNQEWVMQADLPLTAAIRQSQQTLYHSHPQHSADRQAVRVSPCHSRQPSIISDASAAEGDRSSTPSDINSPRHRTHSLCNGDSPGPVQKNLHNPIVQSLEDLEDQKRKKKKEKMGFGSISRVFARGKQRKSLDPGLFDGTAPDYYIEEDADW
- the KAZN gene encoding kazrin isoform X2, with protein sequence MPSAELRSPPSRPCPGCRGGQQAKILHMMDDNKQLALRIDGALQAAGQEVTALRAELAATGRRLAELGSDPAMEHGPHGAQALLREEVAQLQEEVHLLRQMKEMLTKDLEETHGSKSPEVLSATELKVQLAQKEQELARAKEALQAMKADRKRLKGEKTDLVSQMQQLYATLESREEQLRDFIRNYEQHRKESEDAVKALAKEKDLLEREKWELRRQAKEATDHASALRSQLDLKDNRMKELEAELAMAKQSLATLTKDVPKRHSLAMPGETVLNGNQEWVMQADLPLTAAIRQSQQTLYHSHPQHSADRQAVRVSPCHSRQPSIISDASAAEGDRSSTPSDINSPRHRTHSLCNGDSPGPVQKNLHNPIVQSLEDLEDQKRKKKKEKMGFGSISRVFARGKQRKSLDPGLFDGTAPDYYIEEDADW
- the KAZN gene encoding kazrin isoform X1, which gives rise to MTNTQHCREAMDSPPATSSPAAGPVTFSQVFGQQCQLMEAAVESLHSLNDQISHFIVSKSKTLDEDEDAFLPSEKESLKSAMRLMRHLLMDAQAKILHMMDDNKQLALRIDGALQAAGQEVTALRAELAATGRRLAELGSDPAMEHGPHGAQALLREEVAQLQEEVHLLRQMKEMLTKDLEETHGSKSPEVLSATELKVQLAQKEQELARAKEALQAMKADRKRLKGEKTDLVSQMQQLYATLESREEQLRDFIRNYEQHRKESEDAVKALAKEKDLLEREKWELRRQAKEATDHASALRSQLDLKDNRMKELEAELAMAKQSLATLTKDVPKRHSLAMPGETVLNGNQEWVMQADLPLTAAIRQSQQTLYHSHPQHSADRQAVRVSPCHSRQPSIISDASAAEGDRSSTPSDINSPRHRTHSLCNGDSPGPVQKNLHNPIVQSLEDLEDQKRKKKKEKMGFGSISRVFARGKQRKSLDPGLFDGTAPDYYIEEDADW